AGCCTTTAATATACTCGACTACAGAATGAATAAAATCCTGCAAAATACCAATTCTTATAGCCCAAGCTAGCGGGTAGAAAACAGCCATAAGCGAAACCACCGTTAACATACTTAATTCAGTAAGCATATCGAAGGTAAAGGACAAAATAATTAAAACAGATGCCCAGATGGCTAATGATTTTATCTTACGTGAAATATCCATTTCATTATAGCTTGCTTTATCCATGGGTGCTCTGCTAAACGAATCCTCATGAAATTGAATCCTTTTAAAAAATACTGTGGCCAAAACACTATAAGCAATAGCCAGTAGGAGACCTACCCAGCCTACCTCAACCCAAGACAAATCAAACAAGACTAAAATCAGACCAACATTAACAAAATAAGGGGACCAAAACATACAAAAGGTAAACGCCCTTAACAGAACAACCCCCATCTTCTTCTGTTCAAAAGAGGGGAAGCTTTCCTGAGCAATTCGGTAAATAAGTGGGAGACTGCCTAAGTTAAGAATAAGACCCATTGAAGCTGTTAATAAAGCACTCCACCGGTATGGGTGAGCCTCTTTCCCCTGCTGTAGCTGCATAAGTTTATATTTTAAAGCTGTTAAATACCCACCCGCTGAAATCACAATCCCTATGAGCGGAACTACAAAAAACAAAGTGAGGAGATTGATGTTCTGACCAAAGCCCTCAATTACAACCCATGGATCAATACGATACATCAAAAAAATTAGGAATCCACCAATCAGAAGAAGGATGACAGCAATCTGATTTCCTTTCCTTACAGAAAACACTCCGAAGACGAGCAGAATGATGGTAAGGAGACTATATACTCTCTCAAGCCATATAGAGGGCACAAACACATGCACAAGATATAGGATAGCTATAGAACATGTAATGATTCCTAATAACATGGTAAGACGATCCTTAAACGTGACGGATGATCGGTCTGTATCTTGGATTGTTCGTTGTCTATCTGTAGGAGTCACAAACCATCTCTTCCTTCCCTCTCCATATTGATATATTTAATCAGTATCCATTCTTTAATTGCTTTAATTCCAAGCGCTCAATTCTCCTCTGGCATTCCTTCCCATCTTCTGTTCTACTTTTTCGAAGGAATGCCGCCCTGTTTTTCCAGTGCTCATAGGCTTTAGCTGCATAGTATAAAGCCTGCTCATAATCCTTATATTGATGCTCATACAGCTTAGACAGTTCAACATAAACATCTACTGAATCAGTATGAGTAGAAAGCTCCTCCCATAGCTTTTTAGCTTGGGTATAATTTTTATCCTTTTTGTAAAGCATCGCCAATAAGTGCTTTGCCTTGTTAGAGTGGGGGTGATCATCCTCTGCGAGACTTTGATACAAAAGCATCGCATGCTCCGTCTCTCCCACAGCTTCATACCATCTACCTACCTGAAACAATTCTTCGGGAGAACAAACCGTGTAATTAATATCTAGAAGAATACGTGAAATATGAATATACAGGCTGATTAAGGAGCATACATCTAACTCATTATGTTTGACGATTCCCTCAATAACGGTAGGATCTTGAGTACGCAAATAATCAAAATAGAGCATTGGAGCTAAATAGCCTGGTGTATCCTCTTCTCTTTCTATCCCTAAAATATGATTCTCAACCACTCCCAGACGGCAGGAAGGCAGTGTATCCTTCCATAGTCTCCGACTGGCGTGAAGTAAATCAAAATGACCAAAGCTTGGTAGCTTAGGCAGGCGTTCACGGATCAGTGTATGTCTAGTTTTGACCTGAGGCCAATCAAATGCTTTACCGTTATACGTTACCAAGCGGTGTATATCATTTATATCGGTTAAAAAATGGTGATATAAAGCTAATTCACAGGATGGATCAGAAAGGAAAAATTGCTTGACCTTTACCTTATCCTGTTCGACCTGACTATAGCCAAGCAAGAAAATGGTGTTTCCTGTTCCCCCTCCAAGTCCTGTTGTTTCCGTATCAAAAAAGTACAGATCCTCTAACCTTAAGGATCTAGATGATAAAGGATGAGAGAGACGCTCTTGATTCCATCTCTCCACAATTTCCTCTAGTTCACTATAGGAGTACCTCCCGCAATACGTACTAGTAGAATAAGAAACCTCTCTAATCCACGTATGCTGATCCTCATAAACGTGTGGCTTAAACTGAAGCTTTTCCCACTCCTTAGTATGAGTAGGACTAATGTCAGGCTCACTAAGACTTTGTTGTGGGAAAGAACCGCCACTCAGCTCTCGCAAAGGAGAATGACTGCCACTTATACCTTGTTGTGGCGAAGATGTGCTATCCTTCACGCTATTTTCTTCAGTTTGATGCAGCCTTAAATGACCCTTTAACCGATTGAGCTTGCCCTTGAGCGACATTTGTATCACCTTCTCCCCTTACATGGCGCAGCATGCGTAGAGCTGCTAATTTTATGTTCTCTTCATGCTCTACCGATCCGATACAGGATGGACAGCCTACTGTACAAGGACAGCTTTGAAGGACATACTCTGCTTGATCCAGCACCGTATGAATTTCTTGATAGATTTGCTGGCTTAGACCGATTCCACCAGGATAGCGATCATACAGGAAAATCGTTGGACGATCAGAATGGACCGCCTTGATTTGTGGCACCACATGTAAATCATTCGTATCACACATGACAAAGATCGGGGCAACATGTCTCAGCACATGAGCTAGCCCTGTTAACCCATGCTCTAATGTATCCTGACCTAGCTCCTCTACCCAGCTCATAGGAAAGCTAATCCACGCCGAGCTTGTATGTAGCTCCTCCTCTGGAAGATGAATCGGACCCGAACCAATATTGTCATGTGTTTCAAATTTGATCTTTTTAAATATCGTAGCCATTGCGTTGATCATCACATCTCCATAGCATACTTCAGTAGGGCCATGTCCTTTT
The genomic region above belongs to Bacillus horti and contains:
- a CDS encoding ribonuclease H-like domain-containing protein, with the translated sequence MSLKGKLNRLKGHLRLHQTEENSVKDSTSSPQQGISGSHSPLRELSGGSFPQQSLSEPDISPTHTKEWEKLQFKPHVYEDQHTWIREVSYSTSTYCGRYSYSELEEIVERWNQERLSHPLSSRSLRLEDLYFFDTETTGLGGGTGNTIFLLGYSQVEQDKVKVKQFFLSDPSCELALYHHFLTDINDIHRLVTYNGKAFDWPQVKTRHTLIRERLPKLPSFGHFDLLHASRRLWKDTLPSCRLGVVENHILGIEREEDTPGYLAPMLYFDYLRTQDPTVIEGIVKHNELDVCSLISLYIHISRILLDINYTVCSPEELFQVGRWYEAVGETEHAMLLYQSLAEDDHPHSNKAKHLLAMLYKKDKNYTQAKKLWEELSTHTDSVDVYVELSKLYEHQYKDYEQALYYAAKAYEHWKNRAAFLRKSRTEDGKECQRRIERLELKQLKNGY